The genomic window GTGCGGCTTTTTGCTTCTTTTCCCTCCGTTTTAGTTAGATTTTTATGTCCAAAAAATCAGGGGATGCACATTACTTTTCAGCACATAATACCTTCATCCAGTTAAAAGATTTTACCGGCAAAACAGTAATATTTTTAAATCCTGCATTCTTACATAGTTGAGACCACATTTCAAAATTTATGCAATATTCGCCATCATTTGAAATATGCTTTTTCCCATTATTATACATCCTTATAAATGCATCTGCACCACCATCTTGAAGTGCTAATGATAATTCTTCTTTTAAATAGTCCAGTATATGCCTTAACCTTTTAATATCAACTAATTCACCGCTTGTATCGACATCCAAATCTCCTATTACAAATCTCCCATTTGGTTTCAATAGTTTGTAAATTTTATTTAAGGCCTGTTGCTTATCTTTGACATGATGCAATGTTACAGTGGAAGCAATTATTTCAAATGTGGAATCTTCAAACTCTAAAGTTGCGGCGTCTCCCAGTTTGGTCTTTACTCGGCTGGAAAGATTTAGTGTGTCAATTTTCTCTTTCCAGATGTTAAGCATATCTTCTGACAGATCAATCCCATTTATTGTACATTTCGCTGCTTCAAGGAATTTTAAACTCAGGAGGCCTGTACCGCATCCAACATCAAGAATGCGTTCCCCATCTTTTACATTTGACATTTCTACAGCAAGATCAAGCATCTCATGATGTCTCTTGAGTTTGCCCAAAGTTTGATCATAATCATTTGACCATTCTTTAAACCATTTTTGCGTTGATTTGGTCATATTGTCTCCTTATGTCAAGCAAAAACGTGTAAAATATAATTCAAATATAA from Pseudomonadota bacterium includes these protein-coding regions:
- a CDS encoding methyltransferase domain-containing protein, with the protein product MTKSTQKWFKEWSNDYDQTLGKLKRHHEMLDLAVEMSNVKDGERILDVGCGTGLLSLKFLEAAKCTINGIDLSEDMLNIWKEKIDTLNLSSRVKTKLGDAATLEFEDSTFEIIASTVTLHHVKDKQQALNKIYKLLKPNGRFVIGDLDVDTSGELVDIKRLRHILDYLKEELSLALQDGGADAFIRMYNNGKKHISNDGEYCINFEMWSQLCKNAGFKNITVLPVKSFNWMKVLCAEK